The following proteins are encoded in a genomic region of Mustela erminea isolate mMusErm1 chromosome 3, mMusErm1.Pri, whole genome shotgun sequence:
- the PCDHB4 gene encoding protocadherin beta-4 — protein METLERIQPNRQVMAFILMVFLSQARAEPMRYSVMEETESGSFVAHLTKDLGLGIGELAARSARVVSDDDKQRLQLDRQTGDLLLREKLDREELCGPVEPCVLHFQVFLETPVQFFEGELLIQDVNDHSPVFPIREMLLKIPENSQPGTLFPLKLAQDLDVGSNGLQKYTLSPNSHFHVLTRNHSEGKKYADLVQDKALDREVQSEFSLTLTALDGGSPPKSGTMTVRILIIDVNDNAPEFVHTPYEVQVLENSPLGSPVLSVSARDIDAGNFGSVSYSLFQASDEIKQTFSINEVTGEIRLTKKLDFEQIKSYHVEIEAIDGGGLSGKGSVVIDVVDVNDNAPEITITSLTNSVPENAPETVVSVFRIRDRDSGDNGKMICSIPDDLPFLLKPTFKNFYTLVTESPLDRESQAEYNITITVTDLGTPRLKTQHNLTVTVSDVNDNAPTFSQTTYTLRVRENNSPALHIGSVSATDRDSGANAQVTYSLLPPHDPQLPLGSLVSINADNGQLFALRSLDFEALQAFEFRVGAADRGSPALSSQALVRVLVADANDNAPFVLYPLQNGSAPCTELVPRAAEAGYLVAKVVAVDGDSGQNAWLSYQLLKATEPGLFGVWAHNGEVRTARPLSERDAVKHRLLVLVRDHGEPPLSASVTLHVLLVDGFSQPYLPLPDAAAAEARADPLTVYLVVALACVSSLFLFSVLVFVAVRLCRRRRAASGGGCSVPEGPFPGHLVDVSGAGTLSHSYQYEVCLRGGSGTGEFKFLKPIFPNLLIEDTEREIQDNPNCRNSFVFS, from the coding sequence ATGGAGACGCTAGAGAGAATTCAACCAAACAGGCAAGTGATGGCCTTTATTTTGATGGTGTTCTTGTCTCAGGCTCGCGCGGAGCCTATGCGTTATTCTGtgatggaagaaacagagagtGGCTCCTTTGTAGCCCATCTGACCAAAGATCTGGGCCTGGGAATTGGGGAACTGGCCGCCCGGTCGGCCCGGGTGGTGTCTGACGATGACAAGCAGCGCTTGCAGCTGGATCGTCAGACTGGAGATTTGCTTTTGAGGGAGAAACTAGACCGGGAAGAGCTATGTGGCCCTGTTGAGCCGTGTGTACTGCATTTCCAAGTGTTCCTCGAAACGCCGGTTCAATTTTTTGAAGGAGAGTTATTAATCCAGGACGTAAATGACCACTCCCCAGTGTTCCCGATTAGGGAAATGCTCTTGAAAATACCGGAAAACAGCCAGCCAGGGACTCTGTTTCCGTTAAAACTAGCTCAGGATTTGGATGTGGGCAGCAATGGTCTTCAAAAATACACTCTCAGCCCCAATTCTCATTTTCATGTACTAACTCGAAATCATAGTGAGGGCAAGAAATACGCAGATTTGGTGCAGGATAAAGCGCTGGATCGAGAGGTGCAGTCTGAGTTCAGCTTAACCCTCACGGCACTGGATGGTGGGTCTCCGCCTAAGTCTGGCACCATGACAGTGCGAATCCTGATCATAGACGTCAATGACAATGCTCCAGAGTTTGTGCACACCCCATATGAGGTGCAGGTCTTGGAAAACAGCCCCTTAGGCTCCCCAGTACTTAGTGTCTCAGCTAGAGATATAGATGCTGGAAACTTCGGAAGTGTTTCATATAGCTTGTTCCAAGCATCAGATGAAATTAAACAAACTTTCTCAATAAATGAAGTCACAGGAGAAATCCGATTGACAAAGAAACTGgattttgaacaaataaaatcttaccacgTGGAAATTGAGGCTATAGACGGAGGAGGCCTTTCTGGAAAAGGCTCTGTAGTCATAGACGTGGTGGATGTGAACGACAACGCACCTGAAATTACCATAACTTCCCTCACCAACTCCGTCCCAGAAAATGCGCCTGAGACTGTAGTCTCTGTCTTCCGAATTCGGGATCGAGACTCTGGAGACAATGGGAAGATGATTTGCTCTATTCCAGATGACCTGCCGTTCCTTCTGAAACCGACTTTCAAGAATTTCTACACCCTAGTAACAGAGAGTCCCCTCGACAGAGAAAGTCAGGCCGAATACAACATCACCATCACCGTCACCGACCTGGGGACCCCCAGGCTGAAAACCCAGCACAACCTCACGGTGACCGTGTCCGACGTCAACGACAACGCCCCGACCTTCAGCCAGACGACCTACACCCTGCGCGTCCGCGAGAACAACAGCCCCGCCCTGCACATCGGCAGCGTGAGCGCCACCGACAGAGACTCGGGCGCCAACGCCCAGGTCACCTACTCGCTGCTGCCGCCCCACGACCCGCAGCTGCCGCTGGGCTCGCTGGTGTCCATCAACGCGGACAACGGGCAGCTGTTCGCGCTCAGGTCGCTGGATTTCGAGGCGCTGCAGGCGTTCGAGTTCCGCGTGGGCGCGGCCGACCGCGGCTCGCCGGCGCTCAGCAGCCAGGCGCTGGTGCGCGTGCTGGTGGCGGACGCCAACGACAACGCGCCGTTCGTGCTGTACCCGCTGCAGAACGGCTCGGCGCCCTGCACCGAGCTGGTGCCGCGGGCGGCCGAGGCGGGCTACCTGGTGGCCAAGGTGGTGGCGGTGGACGGCGACTCGGGCCAGAACGCCTGGCTGTCGTACCAGCTGCTCAAGGCCACGGAGCCCGGGCTGTTCGGCGTGTGGGCGCACAACGGCGAGGTGCGCACGGCGCGGCCGCTGAGCGAGCGCGACGCCGTCAAGCACAGGCTGCTGGTGCTGGTCCGGGACCACGGCGAGCCGCCGCTGTCGGCCAGCGTCACGCTGCACGTGCTGCTGGTGGACGGCTTCTCGCAGCCCTACCTGCCGCTGCCGGACGCGGCGGCGGCCGAGGCCCGCGCCGACCCGCTCACCGTCTACCTGGTGGTGGCCTTGGCGTGCGTGTCGTCGCTCTTCCTGTTCTCGGTGCTGGTGTTCGTGGCCGTGCGGCTGTGCAGGAGGAGGCGGGCGGCGTCGGGGGGCGGCTGCTCGGTGCCCGAGGGTCCGTTTCCGGGCCACCTGGTGGACGTCAGCGGCGCGGGGACCCTGTCCCACAGCTACCAGTATGAGGTGTGTCTGAGGGGAGGCTCTGGGACCGGTGAGTTCAAGTTCTTGAAGCCAATATTTCCCAACCTCTTGATTGAGGACACTGAGAGAGAAATTCAAGACAACCCCAACTGCAGGAATAGCTTTGTATTCAGTTAA
- the LOC116586451 gene encoding protocadherin beta-2: MEAGEGKERFLRQRQVLIFFVLLGIAQAASEPKHYSVAEETESGSFVANLLKDLGLEVNELAARGARVISKGKKTRLHFDRQTGDLLLNEKLDREELCGLAEPCVLPFQVLLENPLQFFQAELRIRDINDHSPVFLDKEIILKISESVTPGTTFLIERAQDLDVGSNSLQSYTVSPNSHFHLKLQDSPDGILPQLVLDKALDREEQAEIRLTLTALDGGTPPRTGTALVRIEVLDINDNAPEFAKQFYKVQVQENSPIGFPVAIVSASDLDIGTYGEISYVFSQASEDIRKTFQINAKSGELFLTQKLDFESTQTYTLNVQATDGGGLSGSCVVFVQVMDLNDNPPELTMSTFIDHIPENLEETIIAVFRVSDPDSGDNGRMVCSIPDDLPFFLKPSVENFYTLVTNTALDRETRAEYNITITVTDLGTPRLKTQHNLTVTVSDVNDNAPTFSQTTYTLRVRENNSPALHIGSVSATDRDWGANAQVTYSLLPPHDPQLPLGSLVSINADNGQLFALRSLDFEALQAFEFRVGAADRGSPALSSQALVRVLVADANDNAPFVLYPLQNGSAPCTELVPRAAEAGYLVAKVVAVDGDSGQNAWLSYQLLKATEPGLFGVWAHNGEVRTARPLSERDAVKHRLLVLVRDHGEPPLSASVTLHVLLVDGFSQPYLPLPDAAAAEARADPLTVYLVVALACVSSLFLFSVLVFVAVRLCRRRRAASGGGCSVPEGPFPGHLVDVSGAGTLSHSYQYEVCLTGGTGANEFKFLKPILPSFLALGEERISEASPSFRDNFEFN; encoded by the coding sequence ATGGAGGCCGGAGAGGGAAAAGAACGCTTTCTGAGACAAAGGCAAGTCTTGATATTCTTTGTTTTGCTGGGCATAGCTCAGGCTGCTTCTGAGCCTAAGCACTACTCAGTGGCTGAGGAAACGGAGAGTGGCTCTTTTGTGGCCAATTTGTTAAAAGACCTGGGGCTGGAGGTAAATGAGCTAGCTGCACGGGGGGCTCGAGTcatttccaaagggaaaaaaacgcGTTTGCATTTTGATAGGCAGACCGGGGATTTGTTGTTAAATGAGAAATTGGACCGGGAGGAACTGTGCGGCCTTGCCGAGCCATGCGTGCTACCTTTCCAGGTGTTACTGGAAAATCCCTTGCAGTTTTTTCAGGCTGAGCTACGGATTAGAGATATAAATGATCATTCCCCGGTGTTCCtagataaagaaataattttgaaaatttcagaaaGTGTCACTCCCGGAACTACTTTCCTGATAGAACGTGCCCAGGATTTAGATGTAGGAAGCAACAGTCTCCAAAGTTACACAGTCAGCCCCAATTCCCATTTCCATCTTAAATTACAAGACAGTCCTGACGGCATATTACCACAGCTGGTACTGGACAAAGCTCTGGATCGCGAGGAACAGGCTGAGATCAGGTTAACTCTCACAGCACTGGATGGCGGGACTCCACCCAGGACAGGCACTGCCTTGGTTCGCATCGAAGTCTTAGACATCAATGATAATGCCCCCGAGTTTGCAAAGCAGTTTTATAAGGTGCAAGTTCAGGAAAACAGCCCCATTGGATTCCCCGTTGCCATAGTCTCTGCTAGCGATTTGGACATTGGAACGTATGGAGAAATATCTTACGTATTTTCCCAAGCCTCTGAAGATATCCGcaaaacttttcaaataaatgcaaagtcAGGAGAACTCTTTTTAACACAGAAACTGGATTTCGAATCCACTCAGACTTACACATTAAATGTTCAGGCTACAGACGGTGGAGGACTTTCTGGAAGTTGCGTGGTGTTTGTCCAAGTGATGGATTTGAATGACAACCCTCCGGAACTGACTATGTCAACATTTATCGATCACATCCCAGAAAACTTGGAGGAGACCATAATTGCTGTATTCAGGGTTTCAGATCCTGACTCTGGAGACAATGGAAGAATGGTTTGCTCCATTCCAGAtgatctccctttcttccttaaaccttctgttgagaatttttataccCTAGTGACAAACACAGCTCTGGACCGAGAGACAAGAGCAGAGTACAACATCACCATCACCGTCACCGACCTGGGGACCCCCAGGCTGAAAACCCAGCACAACCTCACGGTGACCGTGTCCGACGTCAACGACAACGCCCCGACCTTCAGCCAGACGACCTACACCCTGCGCGTCCGCGAGAACAACAGCCCCGCCCTGCACATCGGCAGCGTGAGCGCCACCGACAGAGACTGGGGCGCCAACGCCCAGGTCACCTACTCGCTGCTGCCGCCCCACGACCCGCAGCTGCCGCTGGGCTCGCTGGTGTCCATCAACGCGGACAACGGGCAGCTGTTCGCGCTCAGGTCGCTGGATTTCGAGGCGCTGCAGGCGTTCGAGTTCCGCGTGGGCGCGGCCGACCGCGGCTCGCCGGCGCTCAGCAGCCAGGCGCTGGTGCGCGTGCTGGTGGCGGACGCCAACGACAACGCGCCGTTCGTGCTGTACCCGCTGCAGAACGGCTCGGCGCCCTGCACCGAGCTGGTGCCGCGGGCGGCCGAGGCGGGCTACCTGGTGGCCAAGGTGGTGGCGGTGGACGGCGACTCGGGCCAGAACGCCTGGCTGTCGTACCAGCTGCTCAAGGCCACGGAGCCCGGGCTGTTCGGCGTGTGGGCGCACAACGGCGAGGTGCGCACGGCGCGGCCGCTGAGCGAGCGCGACGCCGTCAAGCACAGGCTGCTGGTGCTGGTCCGGGACCACGGCGAGCCGCCGCTGTCGGCCAGCGTCACGCTGCACGTGCTGCTGGTGGACGGCTTCTCGCAGCCCTACCTGCCGCTGCCGGACGCGGCGGCGGCCGAGGCCCGCGCCGACCCGCTCACCGTCTACCTGGTGGTGGCCTTGGCGTGCGTGTCGTCGCTCTTCCTGTTCTCGGTGCTGGTGTTCGTGGCGGTGCGGCTGTGCAGGAGGAGGCGGGCGGCGTCGGGGGGCGGCTGCTCGGTGCCCGAGGGTCCGTTTCCGGGCCACCTGGTGGACGTCAGCGGCGCGGGGACCCTGTCCCACAGCTACCAGTATGAGGTGTGTCTGACGGGAGGCACGGGAGCCAATGAATTCAAGTTCCTCAAGCCAATTCTTCCCAGTTTCCTTGCTCTGGGTGAGGAGAGGATTAGTGAAGCAAGCCCCAGTTTCAGGGATAATTTTGAATTCAATTAA
- the PCDHB3 gene encoding protocadherin beta-3 has protein sequence MEARGERFLRQRQVLFLFVFLGGSLTESESRRYSVVEETERGYLIANLAKDLGLGVGELAVRGAQVVSKGNKQHFQLNHQTGDLLLHEKLDREELCGHTEPCLLHFQILLQNPLQFITNEVQVVDVNDHSPVFFENEMQLKLLENTPPGTVIPLENAEDLDVGRNSLQNYTIAPNSHFHVLTRNRRDGRKYPQLVLDKALDREEHPELVLTLTALDGGSPPRSGIAQIHILVLDINDNAPEFTQSLYEVQILENSPINSVIVTVSASDLDTGNFGTVSYAFFHASEEIRKTFQLNSITGDIQLVKYLNYEVMNTYEVDIEAKDGGGLSGKTTVIVQVVDVNDNPPELTLSSITSPIPENSPETVVAVFSVSDPDSGDNGRIMCSIENNLPFVLKPSVENFYTLLSKGALDRESQAEYNITITVTDLGTPRLKTQHNLTVTVSDVNDNAPTFSQTTYTLRVRENNSPALHIGSVSATDRDWGANAQVTYSLLPPHDPQLPLGSLVSINADNGQLFALRSLDFEALQAFEFRVGAADRGSPALSSQALVRVLVADANDNAPFVLYPLQNGSAPCTELVPRAAEAGYLVAKVVAVDGDSGQNAWLSYQLLKATEPGLFGVWAHNGEVRTARPLSERDAVKHRLLVLVRDHGEPPLSASVTLHVLLVDGFSQPYLPLPDAAAAEARADPLTVYLVVALASVSSLFLFSVLVFVAVRLCRRRRAASGGGCSVPEGPFPGHLVDVSGAGTLSHSYQYEVCLKGGSGTNEFKFLKPIFPNGLVQDTE, from the coding sequence ATGGAGGCCAGAGGGGAGCGCTTTCTTAGACAAAGGCAAGtcctatttctctttgtttttctgggcGGGTCTCTGACTGAGTCTGAGTCAAGACGCTACTCTGTGGTTGAGGAAACAGAGAGGGGCTATTTAATAGCCAACCTAGCAAAGGATTTAGGGCTAGGAGTAGGGGAACTGGCTGTGAGGGGAGCCCAAGTTGTGTCTAAAGGGAACAAACAGCATTTTCAGCTCAACCATCAGACCGGCGATTTGCTCCTGCATGAGAAATTGGACCGGGAAGAGCTATGCGGCCACACGGAGCCATGTTTACTGCACTTTCAGATATTACTGCAAAACCCTTTGCAGTTTATTACAAATGAGGTTCAGGTCGTAGATGTAAACGACCATTCTCCGgtattctttgaaaatgaaatgcagCTGAAACTCTTAGAAAACACGCCACCAGGAACCGTAATTCCTTTGGAAAATGCTGAGGACTTGGATGTGGGAAGAAACAGTCTCCAAAACTACACAATCGCTCCTAATTCCCATTTCCATGTTCTCACACGCAATCGTAGGGATGGAAGAAAGTACCCACAACTAGTGCTGGACAAAGCGCTAGACCGTGAGGAGCACCCAGAGCTCGTTTTGACCCTCACCGCGCTAGATGGGGGCTCTCCACCCCGGTCGGGGATCGCCCAGATCCACATTCTGGTCTTAGACATAAATGACAATGCCCCAGAATTTACACAGTCACTCTATGAGGTTCAAATTCTAGAGAACAGTCCCATTAACTCTGTTATTGTCACTGTCTCAGCTTCTGACTTAGATACAGGAAATTTTGGGACAGTATCATACGCATTTTTTCATGCTTCTGAAGAAATTCGCAAAACTTTTCAGTTAAATTCAATTACTGGTGATATCCAACTAGTCAAATATTTGAATTATGAGGTTATGAATACTTATGAAGTGGACATAGAAGCCAAGGATGGGGGGGGCCTTTCAGGAAAAACCACAGTGATAGTTCAGGTGGTTGATGTGAATGACAACCCACCAGAACTGACCTTGTCCTCAATTACCAGCCCTATCCCTGAGAACTCGCCAGAGACTGTGGTGgctgttttcagtgtttcagatcCTGACTCTGGAGACAATGGAAGAATTATGTGCTCCATCGAGAACAATCTCCCCTTCGTCCTAAAACCATCAGTAGAGAATTTTTACACCCTACTGTCAAAAGGAGCACTAGACAGAGAGAGCCAGGCCGAGTACAACATCACCATCACCGTCACCGACCTGGGGACCCCCAGGCTGAAAACCCAGCACAACCTCACGGTGACCGTGTCCGACGTCAACGACAACGCCCCGACCTTCAGCCAGACGACCTACACCCTGCGCGTCCGCGAGAACAACAGCCCCGCCCTGCACATCGGCAGCGTGAGCGCCACCGACAGAGACTGGGGCGCCAACGCCCAGGTCACCTACTCGCTGCTGCCGCCCCACGACCCGCAGCTGCCGCTGGGCTCGCTGGTGTCCATCAACGCGGACAACGGGCAGCTGTTCGCGCTCAGGTCGCTGGATTTCGAGGCGCTGCAGGCGTTCGAGTTCCGCGTGGGCGCGGCCGACCGCGGCTCGCCGGCGCTCAGCAGCCAGGCGCTGGTGCGCGTGCTGGTGGCGGACGCCAACGACAACGCGCCGTTCGTGCTGTACCCGCTGCAGAACGGCTCGGCGCCCTGCACCGAGCTGGTGCCGCGGGCGGCCGAGGCGGGCTACCTGGTGGCCAAGGTGGTGGCGGTGGACGGCGACTCGGGCCAGAACGCCTGGCTGTCGTACCAGCTGCTCAAGGCCACGGAGCCCGGGCTGTTCGGCGTGTGGGCGCACAACGGCGAGGTGCGCACGGCGCGGCCGCTGAGCGAGCGCGACGCCGTCAAGCACAGGCTGCTGGTGCTGGTCCGGGACCACGGCGAGCCGCCGCTGTCGGCCAGCGTCACGCTGCACGTGCTGCTGGTGGACGGCTTCTCGCAGCCCTACCTGCCGCTGCCGGACGCGGCGGCGGCCGAGGCCCGCGCCGACCCGCTCACCGTCTACCTGGTGGTGGCCTTGGCGTCCGTGTCGTCGCTCTTCCTGTTTTCGGTGCTGGTGTTCGTGGCGGTGCGGCTGTGCAGGAGGAGGCGGGCGGCGTCGGGGGGCGGCTGCTCGGTGCCCGAGGGTCCGTTTCCGGGCCACCTGGTGGACGTCAGCGGCGCGGGGACCCTTTCCCACAGCTACCAGTATGAGGTGTGTCTGAAGGGAGGATCTGGGACCAATGAGTTCAAGTTCCTCAAGCCCATTTTTCCCAATGGTCTGGTTCAAGATACTGAGTGA